In the genome of Syntrophomonadaceae bacterium, the window TCATAATCCAGGGGAACAGCAGGGACAAAAGGGAACACCACCCTGCCCAGACAGGAGCCTTTTTTCAAACTCCCATTCCGGCCACCTGCAGCAATTGCAACCCCTCTGGCCTGTCCCATTACAATTCCCTCCTGTGTCGCCAAGACGCAGGAAGTACATCGCACACAAAGGTCCTGCTTAATTTCCACCGAAAGGCCGCTGGCAGTCTCTTTTGGTTTCATCGCGTTAACAGGGCACCAGCTGATTAAAAAATCGATGTTAGTCCCTGTTTCAATTATCTTTTTATCATCAACCTCGGGATAATCCTGAAATATCCCCAGGATGCCAATATCAGCTTCCACACCTCCGCCGCACTGATTTGGACATCCTCCAACAGAGATTTTAAGCCGTGCCGGGTAATTATCCTTAAGGATGCTGTCGTAAAAATGATCTGCCAGCACCTTCATAATGCTCGGTGCGTCGATGGCTGCATTCTGGCAATGCAGGTAACAGGTGCAGCCCTTGAGCTGGTGCAGGCTTTTTCCTGTACCGCCAACGGTAAAACCTTCTTCCTTTAGTTTATATAACAGGATATTCAGCTTAGCCGGGTCTACTCCTACAATTTCAAATCCCTGCCGGGAAGTGCGGCGCCCGACCAGGGCATAGCTGCGGGTTAAACGAGCCAAAACACGCAAAGTTTCTGCGGACAGAAAGCCGGCAGGAGGAAGCTGTACCCGCACTGACAGGCACTCAGTACCGTCATCGGCAATATGCTTAACAAGACCGGAGGCAGGCACCTTGTGCCATACCCAGCGGCCGTAGTAATTACGTAAAAATTCCGGCAGCTGGGAGTAATAATCAGGCATGATCCCTGCTGGCAGCCGGCGCTGGTGTTCCATTTCACACCCCACTTTTCTGGCTCAATGGCCATCCCATCATATCTGCCACTACCCTTTCCGGACCCCATCGGCAGATAAAATCTCCAATCCGTTCTTTTTCATTACCATGAGCATCCCATAGTTCTAAAAAAGCACCGTAAATATCACCAATAGCCGAATAATCTCCGGAGGTTACTGGAATAAACGGGATTAAGACCAGCCCGGGCATAGGCCCCTTGGGGCCACGGCTGCCGTACTTGCCGCCCGCTATCCAGGCAACACCCCGTTCTTTACCCGGCCGGCACGCCGGACAGCTGTTAATGCAGTTCATGCAGCCAAAACAGCGCTCCTTATCAAAACCAATTTTACCTTGGCAAATGGTTATGGCTTGTCCCCGGCAGCCACGGGATAGGGTTTCCAGGCTCCCTCCTTCCCTTAGCCACTGATCCAGCCGATCATGGTTTATGATGGGTCCGCCTTTAAAAACCCCGATGAAGGAATGGTCTTTTTGGCTGCCTGCCCGGATGCAATCGTTAGGGCAACCAGCTACAGCTGTCTTAACCTTATGAGGATAAGAAGGATACTGCTGTTCAGCGATAAAACGCTCTCCCAAATAATGAGCAATAGCGTTGGCATCCACCAAAGCCGCATCACACCTGGCCTGGCCGCAACAAGAGACAATACAGCGAATGCCATCCCCGGTAGAGCCAACATCCAAGCCCAGCCTGTTCAATTCTTTGACTGCTGGTAGCACTTGCTCTCTTGCCAGGTAGATTTCAATGGCACCGCCGGTAGCCAGGTGAATGTGGCTTTCGCCAAATCGATCGGCACAATCTGCCAGAGCATCCAGCAGATCTGGATGAAGCCAGCCTCCCACCGGCGCCAGCAACCTGATGTAGGGAGATTCCGGCTGGCAGTCCGGCAAACGGCTATTTCTGACACCAACACCACCGGGTAAGTCCTCAATCCCAGGACCACCGTCTGGTCCGAAAGCTGAGCGATTAGTCTTGAGGCCATAATCGTACATCAACAAGGGATACCTGCTTTTTTCCAGTTCTTTGACATGGCTTGGGGATGGGCCATCAATTAAACGCCGGCGCAGGTCGTTGCTGACCTTAATATTTTCCATCAAACCCTCCTCCCTATCGAATGATTAATCAATCAGGAGCGATGTTTACCACATGCTCACTATCTTCATGCTGCTGCTTTTCTTTAGTTAACTACATCTTACCTCCTTTTCTCCACGAACAAAACCTTTTTTTATTAATTATATTCATGGACTGCAAAACAAAAAAAGGGCATTTAGCCCTTAGTCTGATCTGGTCCTTATTTAACTGTATACACTGGTCCGCCTGAAACGCAGGCGATCAAAGGCCTCTATCGCAGGGCGGGAAACCCGGTTGCCTATCCTCACTGCCAGCATGTTGGCAGGATGGTCGCAGATATCCGGATCGTCGGTCCGCGTATTTTTCATCCCGAGACGGCTCTGGAGGCTTTCCATCATTGCCCGGTACTGCCAGACAGAAAGGCCACTTCCCTCTAAATCCCAGTGCCAACTGTATTCACAAGCAATAATAATATATTCCTCAATCCAATCCTCTGCGGAGATCAAATCAAGCAGAGCCCTGGCAGCACCAACGCCCCGCCATGACCTGCTAACCTCAAGTGCGCCGAGCTCCAATATTTCTTTGATACCGGCCTGCCCCCACCGCTCGAACTTCTCCGGTCTGTGAAAGGTAACATAACCGACTATTTTTTTACCGCTGATGGCTGCATAAACTCGCCCTTCCGGCAAGCGGGAAATATCAACTAAAGCCTCTTGTTGGCGCTCAGGGGGACGGAAACTGTCCAGATCATGGCTTAAGCTGAGATGCCGCAGCTCGCCAGCTGTCAAAGGACCCCTGATGTCCAAAGGACCCCGGTCCGTAATCAGTAAGCGATGCAGCTGGGGCAAAACCTCTGCCCTATGCTTATTTAAATCTAGCCACTGACGAATCATTTCCAAAATAATCACCCCTTTGGCAAACTGACCTGTCAATTCAGCTGGTCAATTTAACTGGGCCCCGGCTTCAGCAAGGTATTGCTTGCCCCGCTCTAGCTATGTTAATTCCTTCTAACTGTATTATATAAAGAACCTTGAGAATGTGCAATCTTTCACAAATATGTTCTAATATTAAATTTATTTTGATATTTAAGATAATAAAAATGCAACGATAAAGTTGCCTGGAAACAGAATCAGCAAAGCCGGCCTAAAAATCGCCGGCTAAGGAAATGTCGTCCGAAATATTAAGGTCAATTGCAACAGCACAGGATTATGTTCCCGCGCTGCTGCAGATGTAGCAATAATTAACCCATCCGGCCGGTAAGATAAGCCTCAGTTCTGGGGTCTTTAGCCCGGGAAAATATCTCCGACGCGGAACCGGTTTCAATTACCTCTCCCAGGAGGATAAAGGCAACATTTTGAGATATCCTGGCCGCTTGCTGCATGTTGTGAGTGACAATGACCACAGTGAATTCCTGGCTCAGATCTTCTATTAATTCTTCGATGCGTAAAGTGCTTATT includes:
- a CDS encoding GNAT family N-acetyltransferase; the encoded protein is MEMIRQWLDLNKHRAEVLPQLHRLLITDRGPLDIRGPLTAGELRHLSLSHDLDSFRPPERQQEALVDISRLPEGRVYAAISGKKIVGYVTFHRPEKFERWGQAGIKEILELGALEVSRSWRGVGAARALLDLISAEDWIEEYIIIACEYSWHWDLEGSGLSVWQYRAMMESLQSRLGMKNTRTDDPDICDHPANMLAVRIGNRVSRPAIEAFDRLRFRRTSVYS